Proteins co-encoded in one Armatimonadota bacterium genomic window:
- a CDS encoding SpoIVB peptidase S55 domain-containing protein gives MRRWTMLALAALLSTALTAPAAPAPAPDGWLPLAAIRPGMRGVARTVVRGVTVETFDVEALAVVPGAGPAGDLILVRAFGPLIARTGGIAAGMSGSPVYFGGRLAGAVGFGWTFADHTLGLVTPIEAMRGALPASSRDRRTSAAASSGPWTLPVPVYLGGRRIARVAVASSAVVRREPAGSDLAVMVPLARPLLVSGMSTRAAALLEEALGPAGVQPVQGAAGGSTDVRPVLEPGSAVGVQLIRGDLNVVAIGTLTYRDDDRILAFGHPVLNRGESAYLLTSAVIHGVVQSASFPFKIGSAGAPVGVVTQDRRAGVGGIIGRLPPVVGVRVSVRDGDRGHRATLGTQVVADPQLGPVLVLVSALDVVDRALDRVGEGTARVRLTLRGRGLEAPIVRENVFYHPRDIGSAAMLELPEALRLLFANEFVRTAPVDVTVEAEVTKARQTAAVVEADLSRPRLRRGGAATVRITLRPFQGEPVVREVDLAVPEQFPTGPATVLVRAGGRPVPEGGLPAALLSEPVEIAGTSAAEQLAAFADRDRNTDVVVELVPGPARFPDGTGGVASRTAKVRVPTPWVVRGRVQLATAVDGP, from the coding sequence TGGCCGCGCTGTTGAGCACCGCGCTGACCGCGCCGGCCGCCCCGGCGCCGGCCCCCGACGGCTGGCTGCCGCTCGCGGCCATCCGGCCGGGCATGCGGGGTGTGGCGCGCACCGTCGTCCGCGGGGTCACGGTGGAGACCTTCGACGTGGAGGCGCTGGCGGTGGTGCCGGGTGCGGGACCCGCGGGTGACCTGATCCTGGTCCGGGCCTTTGGACCGCTGATCGCACGGACCGGCGGAATCGCCGCCGGCATGAGCGGCAGCCCGGTGTACTTCGGCGGCAGGCTGGCGGGCGCGGTCGGCTTCGGGTGGACGTTCGCCGACCACACGCTGGGCCTGGTCACGCCCATCGAGGCCATGCGGGGCGCGCTGCCCGCATCGTCGCGCGATCGGCGGACCTCCGCTGCGGCGTCGTCCGGCCCGTGGACGCTCCCGGTGCCGGTGTACCTCGGCGGCCGGCGCATCGCGCGGGTGGCGGTGGCTTCGTCCGCTGTAGTCCGCCGGGAACCTGCGGGGAGCGACCTGGCGGTGATGGTACCGCTCGCGCGGCCGCTGCTGGTCTCGGGCATGAGCACGCGCGCCGCAGCCCTGCTGGAGGAAGCCCTGGGGCCTGCAGGGGTCCAGCCGGTGCAGGGCGCTGCCGGCGGATCGACCGACGTCAGACCGGTGCTCGAGCCGGGCAGCGCGGTCGGCGTGCAGTTGATCCGCGGCGACCTCAACGTGGTCGCCATCGGCACCCTGACCTACCGCGACGACGACCGGATCCTGGCGTTCGGACACCCGGTCCTCAACCGCGGCGAGAGCGCCTACCTGCTGACGTCGGCCGTGATCCACGGCGTGGTGCAGAGCGCGTCGTTCCCCTTCAAGATCGGCTCGGCGGGCGCGCCGGTGGGCGTCGTCACGCAGGACCGGCGGGCCGGCGTCGGGGGCATCATCGGCCGGCTGCCGCCGGTGGTCGGCGTGCGGGTGTCGGTGCGAGACGGCGACCGCGGGCACCGGGCGACGCTGGGGACCCAGGTAGTGGCGGATCCGCAGCTGGGGCCGGTGCTCGTGCTGGTCTCGGCGCTCGACGTCGTCGACCGGGCGCTCGACCGCGTCGGAGAGGGGACGGCGCGCGTGCGGCTGACCCTGCGTGGCCGCGGGCTGGAGGCCCCTATCGTCCGGGAGAACGTCTTCTACCACCCGCGGGACATCGGGTCGGCCGCCATGCTGGAGTTGCCCGAGGCGCTGCGGCTGTTGTTCGCCAACGAGTTCGTGCGCACCGCCCCCGTGGACGTGACCGTGGAGGCCGAGGTCACGAAGGCCAGGCAGACCGCGGCCGTCGTCGAGGCCGACCTCAGCCGGCCGCGGCTGCGGCGCGGTGGCGCCGCCACCGTGCGCATCACGCTTCGACCGTTCCAGGGTGAGCCGGTGGTGCGCGAGGTGGACCTGGCGGTGCCCGAGCAGTTCCCAACCGGGCCGGCCACGGTGCTGGTCCGCGCCGGGGGACGTCCGGTCCCCGAGGGTGGGCTGCCCGCAGCGCTCTTGAGCGAGCCGGTCGAGATCGCGGGGACGTCGGCGGCAGAGCAGCTGGCCGCGTTCGCCGATCGCGACCGCAACACCGACGTCGTGGTGGAGCTGGTGCCCGGGCCGGCGCGGTTCCCCGACGGCACGGGCGGGGTGGCGTCGCGCACGGCGAAAGTGCGCGTGCCGACGCCCTGGGTCGTGCGCGGCCGCGTGCAGCTGGCGACCGCCGTGGACGGCCCGTAG